A portion of the Kitasatospora sp. NBC_00240 genome contains these proteins:
- a CDS encoding bacterial transcriptional activator domain-containing protein: MNPTPLTTTPPRSPELRTAIRDLIGSGEQLGPGTPPDRLARWRAAAFLLLRSICPPDDYAWQILRPDAQWPPLPDPEASERAFVEGWAITLGVLDSLNSRLPAPPAAPAPPAMPMPTLVKLAAVRIAHQPARYEPEFRKDRDPLEDLAADRPVIRLLGQVDLLGTAVACPDGAWRRRQLEAGAAWIHLHPLGDYRSLDLALQPNTRINNRTRDKALGLLREWVGAANFPEAEKENGYAFAPTVTSDWEVFQALHQAALEPGADSDALLQRSLELVQGPPCTLRDRRHESAPWVEPHARRMTEEILDVALHLYLLRLEREDLAGAAWAAGRVMLFAPAPERHQLGLALGRLAAGDRGAGREAHSTLLALRGSATTDYPEIICCLLVQPTSTATSETALSAETQGGAAESVVTRPEIRLLGPVEVVGANGTVERKRLRRLTEYASWLHLHPGSDYLTLDQALWPHQSTTATTRNVMTSRLRAWMGAQHFPEATKERGYAFADTVTSDWAKFQQHYEVGRLAPDTAEGQRALEQALELVRGRPFGEQADLYWWADRFVDAMTTSIVDAARLLVQSRLAAGDTTGALWAAGRGLLAAPESEHARLRSFTSSFADSAVAARIAGEDLETLHTGLRRPRSPWFKPTQSLEPPF, translated from the coding sequence GTGAACCCCACACCGCTCACTACGACACCGCCCAGAAGCCCAGAGCTCCGCACTGCCATCCGAGACCTGATCGGCAGCGGCGAGCAACTCGGCCCCGGCACCCCACCCGACCGCCTGGCGCGATGGCGTGCGGCCGCCTTCCTGCTACTCCGATCGATCTGCCCACCGGACGACTACGCCTGGCAGATCCTGCGGCCCGACGCGCAGTGGCCGCCACTGCCCGATCCGGAAGCCTCGGAACGGGCCTTCGTCGAGGGCTGGGCGATCACTCTCGGAGTGCTCGACAGCCTGAACAGCCGCCTGCCGGCACCTCCAGCCGCGCCGGCTCCTCCTGCCATGCCAATGCCCACGCTCGTCAAGCTCGCAGCCGTTCGCATAGCGCACCAACCCGCCCGCTACGAACCAGAGTTCCGCAAGGACCGGGACCCCCTGGAGGACCTCGCGGCGGACAGGCCCGTGATCCGGCTCCTGGGACAGGTCGACCTGCTTGGAACAGCCGTCGCATGCCCGGACGGCGCCTGGCGGCGCCGGCAGCTGGAAGCGGGCGCAGCATGGATACACCTCCATCCGCTGGGGGACTACCGGAGTCTCGACCTTGCCCTCCAGCCGAACACGAGGATCAACAACAGGACCCGTGACAAGGCGTTGGGCCTCCTACGTGAGTGGGTCGGGGCGGCGAACTTCCCAGAGGCAGAGAAGGAGAACGGGTATGCCTTCGCCCCGACAGTCACGAGCGACTGGGAAGTGTTCCAGGCCCTGCACCAGGCAGCCCTCGAGCCCGGTGCGGACAGCGATGCCCTCCTTCAGCGGTCCCTCGAGCTGGTCCAAGGGCCGCCCTGCACCCTCCGGGACCGTCGCCACGAATCGGCCCCGTGGGTGGAACCGCATGCGCGGCGGATGACGGAGGAGATCCTTGACGTCGCCCTCCACCTCTACCTCCTCCGTCTGGAGCGCGAGGACCTGGCCGGGGCAGCGTGGGCGGCAGGCCGGGTCATGCTCTTCGCACCCGCGCCCGAACGCCACCAACTCGGCCTGGCTCTGGGGCGTCTCGCAGCCGGCGACCGCGGCGCCGGCCGGGAGGCCCACTCCACGCTGCTTGCGCTGCGCGGATCCGCCACCACCGACTATCCAGAGATCATCTGCTGCCTGCTTGTCCAGCCGACCAGCACGGCTACGTCCGAGACGGCCCTCTCCGCCGAAACCCAAGGCGGTGCTGCGGAGAGCGTTGTCACACGCCCCGAAATCCGCCTGCTGGGGCCTGTTGAGGTGGTTGGAGCGAACGGCACGGTCGAACGGAAGCGCCTTCGCCGCCTCACTGAGTATGCGAGCTGGCTTCATCTCCACCCTGGCTCCGACTACCTGACGCTCGACCAGGCGCTGTGGCCGCACCAGAGCACCACCGCCACAACCCGGAACGTCATGACCAGCCGCCTGCGGGCATGGATGGGCGCTCAGCACTTCCCCGAGGCCACCAAGGAGCGCGGCTACGCCTTCGCCGACACGGTCACAAGCGACTGGGCCAAGTTCCAGCAGCACTACGAGGTCGGCCGGCTGGCGCCCGACACAGCCGAGGGACAGCGGGCCCTGGAGCAGGCTCTCGAGCTCGTCCGAGGCCGTCCGTTCGGCGAGCAAGCCGACTTGTACTGGTGGGCAGATCGGTTCGTGGACGCGATGACGACCTCGATCGTCGATGCAGCTCGCCTGCTCGTTCAGTCCCGACTCGCTGCGGGCGACACGACCGGTGCGCTGTGGGCGGCAGGCCGGGGCCTTCTGGCCGCGCCCGAGAGCGAGCATGCCCGGCTCAGGTCCTTCACCTCATCGTTCGCAGATTCCGCCGTGGCTGCGCGGATCGCTGGCGAGGACCTCGAGACGCTCCACACTGGGCTTCGTCGGCCTCGGAGTCCCTGGTTCAAGCCGACACAGAGCCTCGAACCACCATTCTGA
- a CDS encoding SNF2-related protein, with protein sequence MEFFLVVQQPARQPVLPTQPPNQADAPRQPRSTALSGRHDGHLIAPRPPLDRAGQDLDLGGLGSEEFYTFLKAACLSAEPGPEPAEAASRADTDRLGVRDLRLLLFLTGDTPHWRRARQAALDQAVRTPPLVPGIVAAHAQVEMWPPPAVQEAVAGSGKQQAFLAQATLGLPGEETSGAVHRAATPREARQRALLSLLAELADLPDPGRASAVAPSGQFTAAGRTKDAPAPRMGAEAFQALLQSRVAAPEPDAALEREILRRCEREQLKKGDIHRILLTTGSPGWAEVREAVMRLVARQPGTAAAVLAHAGDPDAGPWLRYDEGVREESGGSVLVCTAELQAPDAGTVRGAEQSARSKKDGRHRAACSLLAHLAGTRAPQFPPVDPSPTIGAPGVPQLRDGKNPLSILNEYAQVGGITKPVYTVTVEPLPGRAIGTEFVCTVTCDLNGNPLTATGRASSKPDARTRAAQSMVDLLRRTTATPDPAAPATSPTPGTRPPAPAATPATEQPPAPPSPEQSRPAAPAQRALPHFTPPAPDRHPADWITRAAAEARLRQQLATGTALLYLPSADASGHLLAYRPDGEPLPDADLPAPLANSSAELALGTDVGVRRAHVHGWAVPVATAVPLLLDLDQTSPAVHPSTLAWARVARLGLQIVAARLVYPSVSTAGHDRWRAGPMTPRLAQALDDLAAAMPPHAHCLLSGHTPLRITGARPLVSAFLDDLANSYLKTPGAAALVGDLPYASTTPRDAGHLHAWADSIEQRLDPFPEPHLVLHIKAPSTDHGTPTLRASLALRIATDTEEKDIPAANAWADPATAGLDPGATARVQRVLRRAARICPSLAPLARQEQPVGLDLTGPQAVQLLGPATQELERAGITIHWPAQLVSALATHTVVGRSTTADRQLGLTELLDFRWRIALDGSPLTEAEMDTLAEAARPLVRLREQWVLVDPQTALRAGDRTLKDLSGVEALTAALTGTITVDGEEFVCEAGAGLTSVISALRTGDTSTDPIPVPSVLNATLRDYQHRALTWLARTTSLGFGACLADDMGLGKTLTAIAFILHRHTAGSTGPTLVVCPSSLVTAWAREIARFAPGIPVVVYHGAGRTLTHLPDDAIVITTYGILRSSPAALLDQPWSAVLADEAQNVKNHRSAAARRLRELTTRTRVAITGTPIENNLTELWAILDWANPGLLGTLTAFRERYARAAERDTASQEAQRLARLISPFMLRRLKSDPGIAPELPAKVHSPRIVQLTTEQAALYEAVVREAMAGIAGTSGINRRGLVLKLLQSVKQICNSPAHYLKDTPESVRADPGSLAARSAKVEALDELLAAITDSGEAVLVFTSYVTMGHLLQAYLEARGVPVQFLHGKTTRRRRQEIVDTFQAGRTPVLILSVKAAGTGLTLTRATHVIHYDRPWNPAVEDQATDRAHRIGQHLTVQVHALVTEGTVEDRITALLEHKRALNEAVLAGGEQALTELDDRDLSDLVSLGSSR encoded by the coding sequence ATGGAGTTCTTCTTGGTGGTCCAGCAGCCCGCCCGCCAGCCGGTTCTCCCCACCCAGCCGCCGAACCAGGCTGACGCTCCCCGCCAACCCCGGAGTACCGCCCTGTCCGGCCGCCATGACGGTCACCTGATCGCACCCCGACCCCCGCTCGACCGAGCCGGTCAGGACCTCGATCTCGGGGGGCTCGGGAGCGAGGAGTTCTACACCTTCCTGAAAGCCGCCTGCCTGAGCGCAGAGCCCGGTCCCGAGCCGGCGGAAGCAGCATCACGGGCGGACACCGACCGCCTCGGTGTCCGAGACCTGCGGCTGCTCCTGTTCCTCACCGGTGACACGCCGCACTGGCGACGGGCCCGGCAGGCCGCGCTCGACCAGGCAGTCCGCACACCCCCGCTCGTCCCGGGCATCGTCGCCGCGCACGCCCAGGTCGAGATGTGGCCACCGCCCGCCGTACAGGAAGCCGTCGCCGGCTCCGGCAAGCAGCAAGCCTTCCTCGCCCAGGCAACGCTCGGCCTGCCCGGCGAGGAGACCAGCGGCGCCGTCCACCGCGCCGCCACCCCGCGTGAGGCACGCCAACGCGCACTGCTCAGTCTCCTGGCGGAGCTCGCCGACCTTCCGGACCCGGGCCGCGCGAGCGCCGTTGCTCCGTCCGGCCAGTTCACCGCCGCCGGCCGGACCAAGGACGCGCCGGCCCCCCGCATGGGCGCAGAGGCCTTCCAGGCTCTCCTCCAGAGCCGCGTCGCCGCCCCGGAGCCGGATGCAGCGCTGGAGCGGGAGATCCTGCGACGCTGCGAACGGGAGCAGCTGAAGAAGGGCGACATCCACCGCATCCTGCTCACCACCGGCTCGCCGGGCTGGGCCGAGGTGCGGGAAGCGGTCATGCGCCTTGTCGCCCGGCAGCCTGGTACGGCCGCCGCCGTCCTCGCCCACGCGGGCGACCCGGACGCGGGCCCGTGGCTCCGCTACGACGAGGGCGTGCGAGAGGAGAGCGGCGGGTCCGTGCTCGTCTGCACCGCTGAACTTCAGGCCCCCGACGCCGGGACGGTACGAGGCGCCGAGCAGAGCGCCAGATCGAAGAAGGACGGCCGCCACCGCGCGGCATGCAGCCTCCTGGCGCACCTCGCCGGAACACGCGCACCGCAGTTTCCCCCGGTCGACCCGTCGCCCACCATCGGGGCACCCGGTGTCCCTCAACTGCGCGACGGGAAGAACCCGTTGAGCATCCTGAACGAGTACGCGCAGGTCGGCGGGATCACCAAGCCGGTCTACACCGTCACCGTCGAACCGCTTCCCGGCCGGGCGATCGGCACAGAGTTCGTCTGCACCGTCACGTGCGACCTGAACGGCAACCCGCTCACCGCCACCGGCAGGGCATCCTCCAAGCCCGACGCCCGCACCCGCGCCGCGCAGAGCATGGTGGACCTGCTCCGCCGGACCACCGCCACACCGGATCCGGCCGCACCAGCCACCTCGCCCACGCCGGGCACCCGGCCTCCCGCACCGGCCGCAACACCCGCGACCGAGCAACCGCCCGCGCCGCCCTCGCCAGAACAGTCCCGCCCCGCCGCCCCCGCTCAGCGCGCCCTGCCGCACTTCACCCCACCGGCCCCGGACCGCCACCCCGCGGACTGGATCACGCGCGCCGCCGCCGAAGCGCGGCTGCGCCAGCAGCTCGCCACCGGCACCGCACTCCTCTACCTGCCGTCCGCCGACGCCAGCGGACACCTCCTCGCCTACCGGCCGGACGGCGAACCGCTACCGGACGCCGACCTTCCCGCGCCGCTCGCCAACAGCAGCGCGGAACTGGCCCTGGGCACCGACGTCGGTGTCCGACGGGCACACGTGCACGGCTGGGCGGTCCCCGTGGCCACGGCCGTACCGCTGCTCCTGGACCTCGACCAGACGAGCCCCGCCGTCCACCCCTCCACGCTGGCCTGGGCCCGCGTCGCACGCCTGGGACTGCAGATCGTCGCCGCCCGTCTCGTGTACCCCTCGGTCAGCACCGCCGGCCACGACCGCTGGCGCGCCGGCCCGATGACACCGCGCCTGGCCCAGGCACTCGACGACCTCGCCGCCGCCATGCCCCCACACGCCCACTGCCTCCTGTCCGGCCACACCCCACTGCGCATCACCGGCGCCCGCCCACTGGTGTCCGCGTTCCTCGACGACCTCGCCAACTCCTACCTCAAGACCCCCGGCGCCGCAGCCCTGGTCGGCGACCTGCCCTACGCGAGCACCACCCCGCGCGACGCCGGACACCTGCACGCATGGGCAGACTCCATCGAACAACGCCTGGACCCCTTCCCCGAACCACACCTCGTCCTGCACATCAAGGCGCCGTCCACCGACCACGGCACTCCGACACTGCGCGCCTCACTCGCACTGCGCATCGCAACCGACACCGAAGAGAAGGACATCCCCGCAGCCAACGCCTGGGCCGACCCCGCGACCGCTGGCCTCGACCCCGGCGCGACTGCTCGCGTCCAACGCGTGCTGCGCCGCGCCGCACGGATCTGCCCCTCCCTGGCGCCACTGGCCCGCCAGGAACAGCCGGTGGGCCTCGACCTGACCGGCCCCCAGGCCGTTCAGCTCCTCGGCCCCGCCACCCAGGAACTCGAACGCGCCGGCATCACGATCCACTGGCCCGCGCAGCTGGTGTCCGCCCTCGCCACCCACACCGTGGTGGGCCGGTCGACGACCGCCGACCGGCAGCTCGGCCTCACCGAGCTCCTTGACTTCCGCTGGCGGATCGCCCTCGACGGAAGCCCGCTGACCGAAGCCGAGATGGACACCCTCGCGGAAGCGGCCCGCCCCCTGGTGCGCCTGCGCGAGCAGTGGGTCCTCGTCGACCCACAGACCGCCCTGCGCGCCGGAGACCGCACCCTGAAGGACCTGAGCGGCGTCGAAGCTCTCACCGCCGCGCTGACCGGCACGATCACCGTGGACGGCGAGGAGTTCGTGTGCGAGGCCGGCGCGGGCCTCACCTCCGTCATCTCCGCCCTGCGCACCGGAGACACCAGCACCGACCCCATTCCCGTACCTTCCGTGCTGAACGCGACGCTCCGCGACTACCAGCACCGGGCACTGACGTGGCTGGCCCGCACGACCAGCCTCGGATTCGGCGCCTGCCTCGCCGACGACATGGGCCTGGGCAAGACCTTGACCGCGATCGCGTTCATCCTCCACCGCCACACCGCCGGATCCACCGGCCCCACCCTGGTCGTCTGCCCGTCGTCCCTCGTCACGGCATGGGCCCGCGAGATCGCCCGCTTCGCACCCGGCATCCCGGTCGTGGTCTACCACGGCGCCGGCCGCACCCTCACCCATCTGCCCGACGACGCCATCGTCATCACCACCTACGGCATCCTCCGCAGCAGCCCCGCCGCCCTCCTCGACCAGCCCTGGAGCGCCGTCCTCGCGGACGAGGCCCAGAACGTCAAGAACCACCGCTCCGCCGCGGCCCGCCGCCTGCGCGAACTCACCACCCGCACCCGCGTCGCCATCACCGGTACCCCGATCGAGAACAACCTCACCGAACTGTGGGCCATCCTCGACTGGGCCAACCCCGGCCTGCTCGGAACACTGACCGCCTTCCGCGAGCGCTACGCCCGCGCCGCCGAACGCGACACCGCCAGCCAGGAGGCCCAGCGCCTCGCACGGCTCATCAGCCCGTTCATGCTCCGCCGCCTCAAGTCCGACCCGGGTATTGCCCCCGAGCTTCCCGCCAAGGTCCACAGCCCGCGCATCGTCCAGCTGACCACCGAACAGGCGGCCCTGTATGAGGCGGTCGTGCGAGAGGCCATGGCCGGAATCGCCGGGACCTCCGGCATCAACCGCCGCGGCCTGGTCCTCAAGCTCCTCCAGAGCGTCAAGCAGATCTGCAACAGTCCCGCCCACTACCTCAAGGACACCCCCGAGAGCGTACGGGCGGACCCCGGCTCCCTGGCCGCCCGGTCCGCGAAAGTCGAGGCGCTTGACGAGCTGCTGGCCGCCATCACTGACAGCGGCGAGGCGGTGCTGGTCTTCACCAGCTATGTCACCATGGGCCACCTCCTGCAGGCCTACCTGGAAGCACGCGGCGTCCCCGTGCAGTTCCTGCACGGCAAGACCACCCGCCGCCGACGTCAGGAGATCGTCGACACGTTCCAGGCAGGCCGCACCCCGGTGCTGATCCTCTCCGTCAAGGCAGCCGGAACAGGCCTCACCCTCACCCGCGCCACCCACGTGATCCACTACGACCGGCCGTGGAACCCCGCCGTCGAGGACCAGGCCACCGACCGCGCCCACCGCATCGGCCAGCACCTGACGGTCCAGGTGCACGCACTCGTCACGGAGGGAACCGTCGAGGACCGGATCACCGCCCTCCTCGAGCACAAGCGCGCCCTCAACGAAGCTGTCCTGGCCGGCGGCGAGCAGGCCCTGACCGAGCTCGACGACCGTGACCTGTCCGACCTCGTATCCCTCGGAAGCAGCCGATGA